A segment of the Staphylococcus ratti genome:
GGGCTTATGGCACACGATGGTGATGATGTATCGTCTCACACATTAGCAGTTTTAACGGCGCATCAATATCCCACACCTACGAATGCCAAAAGGTTTCAAGAAGAAGATGCTAGTGCGGATTTAATTTTAACGATGACTAGAGAACATAAGCATGTAATAGAACAAATTTATAAATGTAATGGTAATGTGTTCACTTTAAAAGAATTTTTAAATCAGGATACAGATATTCCTGATCCATTTGGAGGCACATATGACATGTATCTCACGCTTTTTCATCAACTTGAAAAGGATATTTTTAAACTTAAAGAACAAATTGATTGAAAATCAGTTATATAATCAGTATAAGTTCACAAGAAAATACGTTATAATATAAGGCATATAGCACGTTTCTATGTTCTTTGGATAATTGCTTTTGTATTCATACATAGTCCTAGGAGGTTTTGTGAATGGAAGGTTTAAAACAATTATTGGAAGAGCTCAAGTCTCAATCGTTTTTTGTGGATGAAGAAATCTGTGTTATTGGTTGCTCCACATCAGAAGTGTTAGGCGACAAAATTGGTACAACTGGCTCCTTAGATATAGCGAAAGAAATTTTTGAAGCACTCGTAGATATTTCAAAAGAAACGGGTGTTTCATTTGCATATCAAGGTTGTGAACATATCAATCGTGCACTTACGATTGAGCGCAAAGCCTTTAATCTATACTTGATGGAACAAGTGGATGTTGTACCAGATGTGCATGCAGGGGGTGCGCTGGCAACATACGCTTATCGTCATCTTGAGGAACCGCTTGTAGTGGAGCATATCAGAGCAAATAAAGGGATTGATATTGGGCAAACATTAATTGGCATGCACCTCAAACATGTCGCTGTACCTGTACGTACGTCGGCGGATAAAATAGGCGAGGCGATTGTAACAGTGGCAACGACAAGACCTAAAAAAATAGGTGGGGAACGTGCAAAGTATCAACTTTAAAAAAGGAAAAGAGGGAATCCGTTTTATGTCATTTATTTCAAAGCAAGACAAAGCCGTTGCTGATGCAATTGAGAAAGAATTTAATCGTCAAAATAATAATATCGAATTAATTGCGTCAGAAAATTTTGTATCTGAAGCAGTAATGGAAGTACAAGGTTCAGTGATGACGAACAAATATGCTGAAGGCTATCCAAGTCGTCGTTATTACGGTGGATGTGAATTTGTAGACGTTACTGAACAACTTGCAATCGATCGTGCAAAAGAATTGTTTAAAGCAGAACACGTTAATGTTCAACCACATTCTGGCTCGCAAGCAAATATGGCAGTATACCTCGTAGCTTTAGATCATGGTGATACAGTGCTAGGTATGAATTTAAGTCATGGCGGTCATTTAACGCACGGTTCACCGGTGAACTTCAGTGGTAAGTTTTACAATTTTGTGGAATATCAAGTGACAAAAGATGAAGAGCGCATTGATTATGAAGAAATTCGTCGCTTAGCTAAAGAAAATAAGCCTAAATTAATTGTAGCGGGTGCTTCAGCGTATTCTCGTGAAATTGATTTCAAAAAATTCAAAGAAATCGCTGATGAAGTTGGCGCAAAATTAATGGTAGATATGGCACATATCGCAGGCTTAGTAGCTGCAGGCTTACATCAAAACCCCGTTGAAGTGGCTGATTTTGTAACGACAACAACGCATAAAACATTACGTGGCCCACGCGGTGGAATGATTTTATGTAAAGAAAAATATAAAAAAGAAATAGATAAAACAATTTTCCCTGGTATTCAAGGCGGCCCATTAGAGCATGTTATTGCAGCAAAAGCAGTTGCGTTTGGTGAAGCATTACAACCAGAATTTAAAACTTACCAAGCTCAAGTCATTAAAAATGCTAAAATGCTAGCGACAACATTACAAGAAAATGGTTTCCGTATAGTTTCTGGTGGCACAGACAATCATCTTGTATCTGTCGATGTAAAAGGTTCAGTAGGCATTACAGGTAAAGATGCAGAAGAAGCGCTTGATAGCATTGGTATTACATGTAATAAAAATACAATTCCATTCGATCAAGAAAAGCCATTCGTAACGAGCGGTATCCGTTTAGGAACACCTGCTGCAACAACACGTGGTTTCGACGAAGCAGCATTTAAAGAAGTTGCTCACATTATGAGTGATGTGCTTAAAAATCACCAAGATAGCAAGGTTTTAGAACATGCGAAAAAACGCGTTAAAACATTAACTGAAAAATTCCCATTATACAATAAATAAAATATTGGAGGCTTAAAAACGATGGGTAAAGTACATGTATTTGATCATCCATTAATCCAACATAAGTTGAGTTTCATTCGTGACGTTAATACCGGAACGAAAGCATTTCGTGAACTTGTAGACGAAGTTGGAATGTTGATGGCTTATGAAGTGACACGTAACTTAGAATTGCAAGAAGTAGAAATTGAAACACCAGTCACAACAGCTAAAGCGAAGCGTTTATCAGGTAAAAAATTAGCGTTTGTACCGATTCTTCGTGCAGGCTTAGGTATGACTCAAGGTATTTTAAATTTAGTTCCTGCTGCACGTATCGGTCATGTTGGACTTTATAGAGACCCTGAAACATTAGAAGCGGTAGAATATTTTGTTAAATTACCACAAGATATTGAAGAACGTGAAATTATTGTAGTGGATCCAATGCTTGCAACAGGTGCATCAGCAATTGAAGCCATTACATCATTGAAAAAGCGTGGTGCAAAGCATATTCGTTTCATGTGTTTAATCGCAGCGCCTGAAGGGGTTGCAAAGTTACAAGAAGCACATGAAGATGTAGATATCTTTATTGCAGCACTTGATGAAAAATTAGACGAAAATGCCTATATCATTCCAGGCTTAGGAGATGCAGGAGACCGCTTATTCGGTACAAAATAATTTTTTTAATTAAGGAGCGCTTAATCAATGAAAAGGATTATGACGATATTTGGTACACGTCCAGAAGCCATTAAAATGGCACCATTAGTACTTCAATTAAAAAAAGAGAGAAATTTAGAACCTATTGTAGTGGTAACGGCACAACACCGTGAAATGTTAGATTCTGTTTTGGAAACATTTGATATTCAACCAGATTATGATTTGAATGTAATGAAGCCTGGTCAAACGTTATCTGAAGTAACTTCACGCGTTTTGACCGGACTTGAAAGTGTCATTAAAGAAGTTAAGCCAGATATGATTTTAGTACATGGCGATACAACGACAACGTTCGCCGGAAGTTTAGCTGCATTTTATAATGAAATCAGTATAGGGCACGTCGAGGCAGGACTAAGGACTTGGCATAAGTATTCGCCGTTTCCAGAAGAAATGAATCGTCAAATGACAGGCGTAATGGCAGATTTACATTTTGCACCGACGGAACAAGCGGAAGCAAACTTATTAAATGAAAATAAAGACCCTAAAACAGTCGTAGTGACCGGTAATACAGCCATAGATGCAATGCATACAACGATAACGAATGACTATCATTCAGAAATTATTCAACGCCATCAAGATAAGCGCATCATTCTGTTAACTTCGCACCGTCGTGAAAATATCGGACAGCCAATGGAAAATATTTTTAAAGCGGCTAGACGAATTGTTGAGGAAATAGAAGATGCAGTCATCGTTTATCCGATGCATAAAAATCCTAAAGTACGAGAAATTGCATATAAACATTTAAGTCATCATGAACGTATCGAATTAATTGAACCGCTTAAAGTCGTTGATTTTCACAACTTCGCCCATCAGTCACATCTGATATTAACGGATTCTGGTGGTGTTCAAGAAGAAGCACCTTCATTAGGTAAACCCGTACTTGTGTTACGTGATACGACAGAGCGACCTGAAGGTGTAAAAGCGGGGACTTTAAAACTTGCGGGCACAAATGAGGAAGAGGTTTATCACTATACGAAAGAATTACTCACAGATGAGGCGCTATATCAAAAGATGAGTGTCGCACAAAATCCATATGGTGATGGCCATGCTTCAAAAAGAAT
Coding sequences within it:
- a CDS encoding TIGR01440 family protein — its product is MEGLKQLLEELKSQSFFVDEEICVIGCSTSEVLGDKIGTTGSLDIAKEIFEALVDISKETGVSFAYQGCEHINRALTIERKAFNLYLMEQVDVVPDVHAGGALATYAYRHLEEPLVVEHIRANKGIDIGQTLIGMHLKHVAVPVRTSADKIGEAIVTVATTRPKKIGGERAKYQL
- the glyA gene encoding serine hydroxymethyltransferase → MSFISKQDKAVADAIEKEFNRQNNNIELIASENFVSEAVMEVQGSVMTNKYAEGYPSRRYYGGCEFVDVTEQLAIDRAKELFKAEHVNVQPHSGSQANMAVYLVALDHGDTVLGMNLSHGGHLTHGSPVNFSGKFYNFVEYQVTKDEERIDYEEIRRLAKENKPKLIVAGASAYSREIDFKKFKEIADEVGAKLMVDMAHIAGLVAAGLHQNPVEVADFVTTTTHKTLRGPRGGMILCKEKYKKEIDKTIFPGIQGGPLEHVIAAKAVAFGEALQPEFKTYQAQVIKNAKMLATTLQENGFRIVSGGTDNHLVSVDVKGSVGITGKDAEEALDSIGITCNKNTIPFDQEKPFVTSGIRLGTPAATTRGFDEAAFKEVAHIMSDVLKNHQDSKVLEHAKKRVKTLTEKFPLYNK
- a CDS encoding low molecular weight protein arginine phosphatase: MRIIFVCTGNTCRSPMAESIALALLPHHQIESRGLMAHDGDDVSSHTLAVLTAHQYPTPTNAKRFQEEDASADLILTMTREHKHVIEQIYKCNGNVFTLKEFLNQDTDIPDPFGGTYDMYLTLFHQLEKDIFKLKEQID
- the upp gene encoding uracil phosphoribosyltransferase gives rise to the protein MGKVHVFDHPLIQHKLSFIRDVNTGTKAFRELVDEVGMLMAYEVTRNLELQEVEIETPVTTAKAKRLSGKKLAFVPILRAGLGMTQGILNLVPAARIGHVGLYRDPETLEAVEYFVKLPQDIEEREIIVVDPMLATGASAIEAITSLKKRGAKHIRFMCLIAAPEGVAKLQEAHEDVDIFIAALDEKLDENAYIIPGLGDAGDRLFGTK
- the wecB gene encoding non-hydrolyzing UDP-N-acetylglucosamine 2-epimerase, with the translated sequence MKRIMTIFGTRPEAIKMAPLVLQLKKERNLEPIVVVTAQHREMLDSVLETFDIQPDYDLNVMKPGQTLSEVTSRVLTGLESVIKEVKPDMILVHGDTTTTFAGSLAAFYNEISIGHVEAGLRTWHKYSPFPEEMNRQMTGVMADLHFAPTEQAEANLLNENKDPKTVVVTGNTAIDAMHTTITNDYHSEIIQRHQDKRIILLTSHRRENIGQPMENIFKAARRIVEEIEDAVIVYPMHKNPKVREIAYKHLSHHERIELIEPLKVVDFHNFAHQSHLILTDSGGVQEEAPSLGKPVLVLRDTTERPEGVKAGTLKLAGTNEEEVYHYTKELLTDEALYQKMSVAQNPYGDGHASKRICDHIQHYFGLTDVKPEPFRTK